From the Theileria parva strain Muguga chromosome 3 map unlocalized ctg_531, whole genome shotgun sequence genome, one window contains:
- a CDS encoding Tp1 (Tp1), with protein sequence MRVKKVLLYTLPVVGILLAGSLIIFNFVRKRPEKEEELKPPSALEDELKKREEESRKRMEEMQKEILEKKLREGKKALEELEKREKEVVDEFAKHLKKPEERLPKIILTLDSGFPTVDPITYTSGVYMVAVSKTTFTSDSDLVDFTHTLLGIKFLVTGVQFGGKTYTIKPIEATMATSIAFAADPGFCYFLLIPGPDSKPIFFKNDGDKFLRCVGYPKVKEEMLEMATKFNRLPKGVEIPAPPGVKPEAPTPTPTTITPSVPPTIPTPITPSAPPTTPPTGLNFNLTVQNKFMIGSQEVKLNITHEYEGVYEAHKYFIERGSFTPTSFSIGDLPQTGLPVNQTVDTIVVYFHRVTMGEPVGIPLIVLIFYKNQSRKYLNKGNGNWEESKALLFREELDYLDSIFNDFVTVNLSRRSDYYRNGTGTSEIEQTLDMNVYVEPDTPCAGWTTYIHKLEEGGEGGIEKPFQIRQLWFSKQKFDIFPMGKVSIVNVYGKNDEPLSYAPSIFSVIREDGIQIFYVRAYSQYLLDSSVNPQNLPQKLNTL encoded by the coding sequence ATGAGGGTCAAAaaagttttattatatacacttCCGGTTGTCGGTATTTTACTGGCTGGATCTttgattatatttaatttcgTTAGGAAAAGACCGGAAAAAGAAGAGGAACTCAAACCTCCTTCTGCATTAGAAGATGAACTTAAAAAACGTGAAGAAGAAAGCCGAAAACGCATGGAAGAAATGCAAAAGGAAATTCTCGAAAAAAAGTTAAGAGAAGGTAAAAAAGCCTTGGAAGAACTTGAAAAACGTGAAAAAGAAGTGGTAGATGAGTTTGCAAAACACCTCAAAAAACCTGAAGAAAGACttcctaaaattattcttaCATTGGATTCCGGTTTTCCAACAGTTGATCCTATTACATATACTTCAGGAGTTTATATGGTAGCAGTTAGTAAAACAACTTTTACCTCAGATTCAGATCTTGTTGATTTTACTCACACACTGCTGGGCATAAAGTTTCTAGTTACTGGTGTACAATTTGGTGGGAAAACATACACAATTAAACCGATTGAAGCTACTATGGCCACTTCAATTGCATTTGCCGCTGATCCTGGATTCTGTTATTTTCTATTAATACCAGGCCCTGACTCGAAACCAATATTCTTCAAAAACGACGGAGATAAATTTTTACGTTGCGTAGGGTATCCAAAGGTTAAAGAAGAAATGCTAGAAATGGCTACAAAATTCAATAGACTACCAAAGGGCGTGGAAATACCTGCACCTCCAGGAGTAAAACCAGAGGCTCCCACACCTACACCAACGACAATAACTCCTTCTGTACCTCCTACTATACCAACGCCAATAACTCCTTCGGCACCTCCTACTACACCACCTACGGgactaaattttaacttgaCAGTTCAGAACAAATTCATGATAGGTTCGCAAGAAGTTAAGTTAAATATAACTCACGAATACGAGGGTGTATACGAAGCTcataaatatttcattGAAAGGGGCAGCTTTACCCCTACCTCATTCTCAATCGGTGATCTTCCACAAACAGGTCTTCCAGTAAATCAAACAGTGGATACAATTGTGGTATATTTCCATCGAGTAACGATGGGTGAACCCGTTGGTATACCTCTAATTGTGTTAATCTTTTATAAAAACCAATCtagaaaatatttaaataaggGAAATGGAAACTGGGAAGAATCTAAAGCTCTATTATTTCGTGAGGAACTTGATTACTTAGATTCcatttttaatgattttgtGACAGTAAACCTTTCTAGACGTTCTGATTATTATCGTAATGGAACTGGCACATCAGAAATTGAGCAAACGTTAGATATGAATGTTTACGTTGAACCTGATACACCCTGTGCTGGATGGACAACgtatatacataaattaGAAGAAGGAGGTGAAGGAGGAATTGAAAAACCTTTTCAAATTAGACAATTATGGTTTAGTAAACAgaaatttgatatattCCCAATGGGAAAAGTTTCAATCGTTAATGTTTATGGGAAAAACGATGAACCGCTATCTTACGCTCCCTCAATTTTCAGTGTAATACGCGAAGATGGaattcaaatattttatgttCGTGCTTACTCACAGTACTTGCTTGATTCAAGTGTTAATCCCCAAAATTTAcctcaaaaattaaacaccCTTTAg